The DNA region ctgtcattgttttgtgttgctaattgatttacaataataaatatatacatacatttgcataaagcagcatatttgtccactcccatgttgataagagtattaaatacttgacaaatctccctttaaggttcatttagaacagatgaaaaatgtgtgattaatttgcgtttAATCACGATGAACTATTGtaatggattgacagctctaattacattacattagtaGTTGATCATCGAAATGTTTCAATGTACAAAATGTTGAAGTACTTGCTTGATGGTAAAACGTAGAAGTGAAAGGTGTTCCtattttacagtaacatgtTTAACATGGCCGTCAGCTAGACCTCTGCAACAGGTTTCGGATAATTAGATCATTAGCTTAACCAGGACATTCTAGCCCATTTGTAATATTTGCATTGGTGCAACCAAAACGTTGTAGAGTAAGAAGCCCAAGAGTGGTAGTCTTCGTGCATTGGAAACAGCCACATAGTTATTCCCATTCAAATGTCATGTTGTGCCTCTATGTGAAACCAGGATGAGGTAGGGATCAAGCCATGGGAACCTTCTGATAAGCCACCCAATGTATGAAGCAGAGGGTAATTCATATCATTAGCTAATGCTAGACTAGCTTCCTGCATATTCCTTTATGTATTTAAACTAACTGCCAGAAGATGCTGTGGTTTTAGTGGTGGTATTCTTGGCAAAAAGGTACAGACTACTATTACAtggttatattatgactttttctctctttaaattGAACTTTAGAAATCAGTTCAAATTGGCTCAGTGGTATTTACCTATTTGAGCAGTGCTTCGACATGTACTAGCTATACGTGGCCCCTTTCAGACTATGAAACATTTCTGGCTTCATCGATCTAAAAAAGTTATGACCATTATGGAACTGCAGTGCTCATTCAATTTTTGGCATCTGGTATGCAAGAGGCCCCTTTCACTTCCCAGCAGCTGCTCCCTAGATTGCCCGATGATCTTTTTGCTCCAATTTCATAATTTACTAGGTATGCCTTGTATAATTCTGCTGCCTTTTTCTACAGTCCAATGGTGCCCTGGCATAGTCAAGAAAATTACTGGATGTTAGTTGTGACTCTCATTTAAGTCCCATTTGCTCACATATTGTATGTAAACTACTTGGATGGATATTCATTTCGTTAGCAGTTTGTATGGACGAAAGTTAAAGATTTAGGGAGACTGTCTTATGATAAATGAAGTTTCCAGATGAGTTTTCCCCTATTGCCTTGCACTGTGAGGAGAAAAATAGCGACACCATTTTTATAAAGGCTCATCTGACATGAGACATCTGTTCAACAATATAAAAAGGCAAAACCAAATGTGCATTTTACAGAAAAGAGACCTATGGTTTTATtcagattagggctgcacgatattggcgaaaaaaatgactttgcaatattttttttctgtgatatATATTGCGATTAGTGCAGTCAAtcacttaaaatatttaaatcgcgattaatcacaaatcaatcccatattttttattttattttttttaattataaaaaatattttaaccgaGGGAGATtagtcaggtatttaatactcttatcaaataGGCTGCTGTAttcaaatttatgtatatatttattattgtaaatcaattaacaacacaaaacaatgacagatattgatccagaaaccctcacaggtactgcatttagcataaaaatatgctcaactcataacatggcaaactgcagcccaacaggcaacaacagctgtcagtgtgtcagtgtgctgacttgactatgaattgccccaaactgcatgtgattatcataaagtgggcatgtctgtaaaggggagactcgtgggtacccatagaacccatttacattcactgatctggaggtcagaggtcaagggacccctttcaaaatggccatgacggtttttcctctccaaaatttagcgtaagtttggagtgttatttaacctcctttgcgacaagttattatgacatgttggtaccaattgattctttaggtctctagttttaaaactgagctcgctacaacctaaaaattgcgaaattgcattaatgcgttaaaaaaaatgagtggcattaactttgacagcccttgtaaAACTGTAtccggttcattatgaaactgtggtgGGACCACAGACTCTAGGTGATTAATGAGAAACACTGGATCACTCATGGAAAATGAGAACCGGGGGAATTTTCCTTTTGAATCAAGCAGCAAAAAAGTTGTAGCGTGACGTGTTTGAGTTAATTTGCTGACATCACCTCGATGTGACTATTGCGCATGCGCACATCGTGATGTCGACACTAAAACGATATATCGTGCAGCCTTAATTCAGACTTGACCATGTAAAATTGCCGGCCCTTTTACAGGGATGCAATGATACGATTCCGGATCAGATATCCGGCCGatgctgactcaaatagctggatcaaacatcggtgacaatggggccaatctattcaattcaattctacgtttatatactatatacgttATGTATTGATATTGTAAttgctgtttaagttttgaccaatttgttgctgcattaaaaaggtttacacctgaattgtaatttctgttaatttttaagatttcttttgccaagttgttggtgtatgatttattattttagtaataaagaacaatttacaaaatgtgtatttatttgttacattttgttttacaaacttATGAAAGCAATATTGGAGTCAGACCTGATGTTGCCTTTAACAGAATGATCCTAGTCACTTCGACACAGTGAGATatacagctcattaattaaacactggtatcggatcagtactcggtatcggccgaccCACAGCCCAGATATCGCTATCGCTATCgctatcgctatcgggactgaaaaagtcggatcagtgcatcccgACCCTTTTATGTTATAAAGTGTAAGTCATAGCTGTTAGGAGGCAGCctaattaacatgttgtaaaatgccccaatgttttttattctttatctgCCCATGTCCAGATGTGTCTATCAATTCCCCAGATGAGCAGTCCATCATGATGTATGTATCACAGTTCCTGGAGCACTTCCCTGGCATAGAGGAGGTAAGAATACCTCCTTACAGAGCATGGATGATATGTGTCTGACATCAGATCCCTGAATATGAGCACGGATAGATTTCTACCAACTTGTTTGTTCCTCCTTCAGCCGGAGGAGCCCTGCCAGCTGATTGAACGAAGTGTCTCTATGGGCCGAATCAACTTCCGCGACAGTGACTCCACCCACATAAGGAATAGCGCTCACCGAAGCAGAGTGAAGGAGAGGTCCTACATGTTCCAGAGGGCTTGTGCCCATCCCCCACCCAAAATCTTAATTTCCTCTGTGTCGGAGGACCGGAGCGCCAAGTCACCCCCCTTCAGGCCGGCTGCAGCTCGCTCGTGGTCCAGCGAAGACTTCTTAGCAGATTCCCCCCACATGGGAGACATCTCCAGCAGTGTAGTTGAAGAGCCCAAGGAGTCTGCCAGTGAGGTCTTAACCAACTCAACCTCTAACTCCCCACAACTGTCTTACACTCACTCGCCCACGGGCTCATCATTGCCCGAgtctgtaaacactgagtcagtaaTTGGCGACTCTGCAATCAGCTCACCGGACTCCTGGATGGAGAGTGAGTGTGGGGTGATGCCAGAGAAGTTTTGTGAAAGCCGAAGTGACAGTTCTTTGTGCGACAGTGGGACAGCCTGGGATGTGTATCGTGCCACCCCGGTGGAGGTCACGACTCTTGATGAAGGACTTGTCCTATCCATAGAGGATAGATCCGCTGATGAGCAGTCGATTACTGAGTCATATATCGATGAAGGGATTTACTCACTGAGCTCACTGGAGAGCACTCAGGAGAGAATTCAAGGGCTCTCTGAGAAAAGGCAAGCAGAAgtagtgaaagagaaagaggcaaACCATGAGAATGACAACCAGGATATGGCACTAGAGCATGTGCCTGATCATAGCAAAGCTGAGATTACAGAAGAAGTAGACTCTAAACAGATGCATATGAGTCAGAGCAGAGAGCAAAAACCTTCTATTGGACCGTTTGATGCAGAAGAACTGACCAGCTGTGGTGCTGAAAATATCCTTGAAAGTGATAAATCAAACCAGTCCCAAGTCAAGCAAACCAGTGTTGAAGAGAGTACTTGCAGGGAACCGGAATGTTTAAAGAAAGCTGTGGACGTCGTTTGGAATGCACAGGACCATGAAGGACAAATTAATGGTCGAACTGAAAGTCAGAATGAGAGAAATAACTCTGAGGAgtctgaggggaaaaaagattCTTTGTCAGAGGAGTCAGGGATTTTAAAGGAAGGGCGTGAAGGGGTTGTAGATGAAGCAAGTGAAGGTGTTCTAAGAGACTACCTAGATGCTCAACAGAGTTTTAGCTCCGAGACTTCAGCAAACACACATCCAACCAACCACGACAGCCAAGCTTCAAAAACAAGTCTGGACCCAAGCTCGGGCATAAATATTCCTCTGATCTCTATTTCCAGTGAACCAGAAGAGCAGGACAAAGAGGGGACATGTGACCCAGAAAGACAAGATCATGCTAGGGTTGATGAGGTACATCAGCCAGAGGGAGCTGACACAGATGTCAACAGTCCTCATGAATTGAGCTGTGACTTCAATGACAATGTTGACATTCCTTCCTGCCCGGTATCAGAAAATGTTAAACCAACAGCTTCAGAACAAATAAGGGACATAGAAAGCCGGCATTTGGATGAAGATGATGTCAGCAGATCATCTAATGCAGACATATGTGGGTCAGACACAAGAGATACCACAGCAACGAGTGAAGCCAAATGTGAGTCTCCTCACTATGACTCTGAGACAGGTAACACTGAGAAGGACTCAAAATCTCAGACTTCTTCTACGGATGCTAAATCTCAACCTGTGAAGACGGGTCAGGAAACAGATTCAACTGATCAACCGAATGGATGCCCGCGCAAACTGGGGGACACCTTTTCTGACAATGAAACTGCGTCCACACATCAGAACACATTAGATCCAGTCAACTCAAAGCTGAATGGTACGACAGGGATCTCGTGTCATGAACCAGCTAGTGTTTCCAGAGACGTGGACTTGTTTTTTACAGACTTTGATCAAAATTCTCCCACAGAAGATGTGGTTGGGGACCCCATCGAACCCATGGATCTGTTCTACCCTGACAAAGAGGAGTCCATGTTTACAGAGCCACCTGATACTGAAATGCAGAGTTGGCCTTCAGTTTTGAGTGTATCTGCTCTCCAGCCAGCGCCAGCTTCAGAGACTCAACCTGACCAACTGCTGGGCCTGCTGGGTGAGGACTTCAAGGACGGAGTGGATGCGATACAAGAGAATGACAAggtaaatgtatgtttattcaGCAGTGCCTCAGTACAATCGGACCAGTTTTTATTGGCCACGCTAGCGGCGTGGCTTTAGCGATGGCAATGTTGGTTTGTCAGTTGGACGGTCCACCATCacaatctgaaaaatatcatgtgtctctgtgtcctccggtgctcctaatggcatctgcaagatttcacagaccggaggaaaacaaccaatcggagccgagttggagccttgccgtctctgagcagctgtcaatcactcatgaactctgatcaaacgctCAAATTAGgcagtaatgcctatttctggtGGCAtcacaaatgttctcattttacagctaaacagtacactacaagatgattctgagaacatctgaggagagatatagacattacagtaacagaatattgattcatatttgatcagcgctgcctagtttgaccatttgatcggagtttgtgagtgattgacagccggctccaTTGAAtaaacaaccaataggaacgctcaataggaatgctctctctctgaaatgacctgtgattggtcaaagtctcccgtcgtgggctagatgttctaaaggctgaaaacagagccatgaggaggagcagaagtctagttttctctcagaacacttgacttacaatatgctgaaaggttattatggaatttttgcccaatgatggctactgatataatgataatataatagcataataatgcaagtaTAACCTTTCAAAGAGGAATGAACTTGAACAATTCTTAAGAATATTCAGATGTTGGAATTgtaatgtgaaaatatataaaaatactctaaataaataaaacataaatacaataaaaccacacaaccaaaacaataactAAGATGGACTCTCTGGCTCTGTTAACTAAAATGTGCAATGTCTGCTCAATGCCCAATTCTTCTAATGGTAGGGAAACCCTGCTGTTTATTATGGCATCATGAAGGCTAAAATGTtgacacatgtaaacacaacggGCAATATCGAGGTcctgtccatatatcgtacgataagtcgatgaCAGGCCTAGTCTAAAAGTAAATTTGTCCaaaactttggtttatgaccagaTACACGCAAAACTGattgacattcccatcagtctCAGCTATGGAGCCCCTACTGTTTGTTAAATCTTATTGTTAGGGGTCTGCACTCAGCTGTACTTGTACtatgtttagtgctaattagcacacGTTTGCATAAGAACacagtaacactttataataaccatcatttataaatggtagattgatagttaattaaacttagttaatagttattttactgttaacaaacaattaaataattaataacatttactaaatattagtaatgctataatttgttgttgttgttgttgtttgtgtaatgtgaaataattagtttgtaaattctatattgtatcatagctgataagagacgataacaattacattctgattacattagtaaactacttattatcagtttattgttggacacataacatttgatatactatattaaatattcattaatggttaccaaatgatttgtaaacttttctaaataattgataattatagatgctttacaaaatatttattatgcatttaacaaggtattataatcatcagttgcatcTTTATAATAGCCAGCCAAAAaatgtttatagacggtttATTACAGTTATGACAGttattaacaaagtgttaaaatatgtggtccatctatctatgtaatgtttataaactgttaaaataacataaattatagcattattattataagcaaAATATTATCATTCATTGTCAAATAACTATAACTAAAATTTATACAAAAATCAATTTACCACtgataaatgatggttattataggAAGTAGTAGTCCATGTGTTACAGAATACACTGAATTAAGAGGGCGAATACCTGTTAAACCTCAGCATGTGAACCTGAAGTATTTCATTTTAGTGTTACTCAAGTTTGGAAAAATGAAACTGCACTTATTACCATTTTTGATTGATGTACTGATTTTTTCATCATCgtttaatatataaaacattttttaaatgcctAATACAAGTTCCCAAGAGCTAATGACAACATATTCAAgtatcttatttttgtaggGATTCTACTgtagtaggttttggttattagcaaaataattaataaataataatagaattattaatattaataaagattatcaataaacattaataataaacggggcaccaccctggaatcagggaccaatgaccaaaacgttgatatagtctcattatatatgctaaactatcaatttggaacgttgattaataattaaattaataactataaccaaaatagatagtaaaggttgaaggatatcggagttcttgacatagcagaggttggcattattcactcttgtgcaacattaaagagaccagcatgtatattccacaaacatttatttacaagataataaaggttcaaaacacaatattaatctaactaaataactaaactaaacaaccaaacacagtgtgtgtgtgtgtgtgtgtctgagtatgtgtatgtgtgtgtgtgtgtgtgtgtgtctgtgtatgtgtgtgtctgagtatgtgtgtctgtgtatgtgtatgtctgagtatgtgtgtgtctgtgtatgtgtgtgtctgtgtctgtgtatgtgtgtgtatgtgtatgtgtgtgtgtgtgtgtgtgtgtgtgtgtgtgtgtgtgtatgtctgtgtatgtgtgtgtctgtgtatgtgtgtgtctgtatgtgtgtgtctgtgtatgtgtatgtgtatgtgtgtctgtgtgtgtatgtgtctgtatgtg from Sebastes umbrosus isolate fSebUmb1 chromosome 16, fSebUmb1.pri, whole genome shotgun sequence includes:
- the clmn gene encoding calmin isoform X1 translates to MAGHELEDWFEREEFIGQISDIRVQNLQVERELVQKRTFTRWINLHLEKCDPPIEVQDLFRDIQDGHILMALLEELSGCKLLHGFKRSSHRIFRLNNIAKVLSFLEERNVKLVSIDAADVADGNSSIILGLIWNIILFFQIKELTGNIRSQFPSSSSLSSIPTSSDSDATYCSTPSDERQSASAAMREHSRAIKKLLQWVQKRTRKYGVAVQDFGKSWKSGLAFLAVIKSIDPSLVDMRKALLRTAKENLEDGFRIAHYSLGIPRLLEPEDVSINSPDEQSIMMYVSQFLEHFPGIEEPEEPCQLIERSVSMGRINFRDSDSTHIRNSAHRSRVKERSYMFQRACAHPPPKILISSVSEDRSAKSPPFRPAAARSWSSEDFLADSPHMGDISSSVVEEPKESASEVLTNSTSNSPQLSYTHSPTGSSLPESVNTESVIGDSAISSPDSWMESECGVMPEKFCESRSDSSLCDSGTAWDVYRATPVEVTTLDEGLVLSIEDRSADEQSITESYIDEGIYSLSSLESTQERIQGLSEKRQAEVVKEKEANHENDNQDMALEHVPDHSKAEITEEVDSKQMHMSQSREQKPSIGPFDAEELTSCGAENILESDKSNQSQVKQTSVEESTCREPECLKKAVDVVWNAQDHEGQINGRTESQNERNNSEESEGKKDSLSEESGILKEGREGVVDEASEGVLRDYLDAQQSFSSETSANTHPTNHDSQASKTSLDPSSGINIPLISISSEPEEQDKEGTCDPERQDHARVDEVHQPEGADTDVNSPHELSCDFNDNVDIPSCPVSENVKPTASEQIRDIESRHLDEDDVSRSSNADICGSDTRDTTATSEAKCESPHYDSETGNTEKDSKSQTSSTDAKSQPVKTGQETDSTDQPNGCPRKLGDTFSDNETASTHQNTLDPVNSKLNGTTGISCHEPASVSRDVDLFFTDFDQNSPTEDVVGDPIEPMDLFYPDKEESMFTEPPDTEMQSWPSVLSVSALQPAPASETQPDQLLGLLGEDFKDGVDAIQENDKTNQETEKASKSQEHCLLPEEQIGGVWGGDVPADGSDLSVAEQHSSGSARENTEPVRSDSKSLKRRDESQIAPVLRHRKGARFTESTDNRTAVTAATREADQGDSDIWGSDSWELYVLLLLWLLLYCFWLLPQMDLKTLPSLLLNLNH
- the clmn gene encoding calmin isoform X2, translating into MAGHELEDWFEREEFIGQISDIRVQNLQVERELVQKRTFTRWINLHLEKCDPPIEVQDLFRDIQDGHILMALLEELSGCKLLHGFKRSSHRIFRLNNIAKVLSFLEERNVKLVSIDAADVADGNSSIILGLIWNIILFFQIKELTGNIRSQFPSSSSLSSIPTSSDSDATYCSTPSDERQSASAAMREHSRAIKKLLQWVQKRTRKYGVAVQDFGKSWKSGLAFLAVIKSIDPSLVDMRKALLRTAKENLEDGFRIAHYSLGIPRLLEPEDVSINSPDEQSIMMYVSQFLEHFPGIEEPEEPCQLIERSVSMGRINFRDSDSTHIRNSAHRSRVKERSYMFQRACAHPPPKILISSVSEDRSAKSPPFRPAAARSWSSEDFLADSPHMGDISSSVVEEPKESASEVLTNSTSNSPQLSYTHSPTGSSLPESVNTESVIGDSAISSPDSWMESECGVMPEKFCESRSDSSLCDSGTAWDVYRATPVEVTTLDEGLVLSIEDRSADEQSITESYIDEGIYSLSSLESTQERIQGLSEKRQAEVVKEKEANHENDNQDMALEHVPDHSKAEITEEVDSKQMHMSQSREQKPSIGPFDAEELTSCGAENILESDKSNQSQVKQTSVEESTCREPECLKKAVDVVWNAQDHEGQINGRTESQNERNNSEESEGKKDSLSEESGILKEGREGVVDEASEGVLRDYLDAQQSFSSETSANTHPTNHDSQASKTSLDPSSGINIPLISISSEPEEQDKEGTCDPERQDHARVDEVHQPEGADTDVNSPHELSCDFNDNVDIPSCPVSENVKPTASEQIRDIESRHLDEDDVSRSSNADICGSDTRDTTATSEAKCESPHYDSETGNTEKDSKSQTSSTDAKSQPVKTGQETDSTDQPNGCPRKLGDTFSDNETASTHQNTLDPVNSKLNEDVVGDPIEPMDLFYPDKEESMFTEPPDTEMQSWPSVLSVSALQPAPASETQPDQLLGLLGEDFKDGVDAIQENDKTNQETEKASKSQEHCLLPEEQIGGVWGGDVPADGSDLSVAEQHSSGSARENTEPVRSDSKSLKRRDESQIAPVLRHRKGARFTESTDNRTAVTAATREADQGDSDIWGSDSWELYVLLLLWLLLYCFWLLPQMDLKTLPSLLLNLNH